The DNA segment AAATCGCAGACTCCTCCAACAACAAGTCACCACTTGTTGCCACCATCACAGGATCGATAACCAAACATTTCGGCTGGTATTGCTTAATCTTCTGGGCAACAACCTTAATAATGTTCGAATCCGCCAACATACCCACTTTTACAGCGACAATGTTCAAATCGGTAAATACGGCATCCAACTGGCTTTCAACGTGGTCAAGCGGAATCGGGAAAATAGCGGAGACGCCCTGAGTGTTTTGAGAAGTAATCGCGGTGATCACTGAGCAGGCGAAGCTGCCTGTTGCTGACATTGCTTTGATATCGGCTTGAATACCTGCACCACCACCACTGTCAGAGCCAGCGATAGTAAGAACAATAGGTGTAGGTGTTATGTTTGAACGAGTTGCGTCTGTCATGATCGCTCCTAATGCGAGACGCAGAGGAACGGGCTTTGATTATATGAGGCTCAATTGAGATCAATCAGCCAGTAACGAGCAATCAAAGCGCGATAGTTCCCTACGTCAGTGTTAACTGAATCAGGTTCAACGGGTCTCTAAATTCGATCTCAGCCACAAGTGGCCCCCCGACTATTGGCGCTTATCATATCAGTGAAGTCTCTATTGATGTACTTCTTTTTGATGTTGTGCTCTTAGTTTGAGATATGGCCACCTAGACGACCATTTCTTGGTCTTGTATGCAAAAAGGTGGCAGCTCTTCATCTTGTAAGCTCTGATTAAACTGCGTGATATAGCGCTCTACTTCGCCTAGAGGGAACTGGCTTTTCACCACAACCAACTGCTCTAATCGAAGTGCATTTGTAAGCATAAACTGCGTCACAAAGCTCTGCTCTCCATCATCATATTGAATCAACCGCCCTTCACTCTCGATATAGGACATGAGTGTTTGTTCCAGTGCTCGAGGTTCTAGCGTCGACTGAATGTGATACGCATAACCGTCTTGAATCTTCTGCCTTGCCCAGTATTCAACGTCATCGAGAGCTATAGGCGTTCGTGTTGTAAACAAGGCCTGACTTTTGTAGTCACACGCTTCAATCTTTACTGGTGTGTGTTTAAATTCGGGCTGGCCAGACACGCTATCAATATAAGGTGCAATCAGGTTACAAGGCTTACTGTTCTTAGCGGTCAGTCCATTCCAGTGAATTGGAACAAATAGCTCTCCTACTTTTTGGTCTGTAGAGAGCATCACTTTAGCCAGGCAGTGACCGTGTGCGCTGGAAAGTTTCGCAATACTCTTTTCTTGCAGCTTATATCGCTGAGCCGTCTCGGGATGAACCAAAACGTAAGGCTCCGGCATATGCTCGCCTAGCTGAGCAGCTAACCCTGTTCTGGTCATGGTATGCCAGTGGTCTCGTACACGGCCGCTGTTAAGTAACAGTGGATAATCACCGTTAGTGGCACTTTGTGGTGCCCTATGATTGACAGGAATGAAGCAAGCACGACCATCTTGTGTGTAGAAGTGACCATCAGCAAAAAAGCGCTTATTGACTACCTTGTCCTGCTGCTCAATCACTGGCCACTGCTGAGGTTTAAGAACGCTATACCCCTGATCGTCGAGTCGGCTTAATCCAATCAATGAAAAGTCACGTTCGCCATTTTCATTATCTAACGTTGTTAGCTGAGCATACTCCCTGAAAATTTCACCTTCGTGTAGATAATCAAAAGCCTCAGCAAAGCCCATTTTCTGTGCGACCTGTGAAATCACCCACCAATCGGGCTTTGCCAGCCCGGGACTTGGCAAAATTCGTCTTTGACGCGAGATGCGACGCTCAGAGTTAGTGACGGTTCCTGATTTCTCACTCCAACCTTGCACTGGTAACACCAAGTCAGCTAATGCCGTTGTTTCTGTTTGTGCAATGCAATCAGACACCACCACAAACGGACAAGCCTCTAGTGCCGCCTTCACTTTATTGGAGTTGGGTAGGCTCACCGCAGGGTTGGTTGCCATGATCCACACCGCTTTGATTTTGCCGTCAGCCATGGCATCAAACATATCGACCGCTTTAAGCCCTGGCTTGCTCGCAAGATCAGGAGCGCCCCAAAACTCACTGACTCTGTGGTGATCTCCAGGGTTATCAAGCTCCATATGACCACAGAGCATGTTAGCGAGTGCGCCAACTTCACGTCCCCCCATCGCATTCGGTTGACCCGTTACCGAGAAAGGACCACAACCCGGTTTACCGATCTTCCCTGTCGCTAAGTGACAGTTCAAAATACTGTTGACTTTGTCTGCACCGCTGGTGGATTGATTGACGCCCTGTGAATAGACAGTAACCACTTTACTGTTTGTAGCAAACAGTCGATAAAAGGCGTCTAACTCCTCCTCTTGAAGGCCTGTTGTTTTTGCAACGCTCTGTTCTTGCTTCGCGAGTAGCAAAGCCTCAACAAAGCCATTGGTATGCTGCTCAATAAAGCCTTCACCCAAACAGTCATGGTCATCTAAATAACTCAACAGTCCATTGAAGAGAGCGACATCCGAACCTGACTCAATGCCAAGGTGTAAGTCCGCTATCTCATTCGACTCTGTTTTTCTGGGGTCTATAACCACCACTTTCAAGTTATCGTTGTTTTGCTTGGCGATTCGCAAGCGCTGGAAAAGTACCGGATGACACCAAGCGAGGTTCGAGCCGACTAACACCACCAGTTCAGCCTGCTCAAGATCTTCATAGCAAACAGGGACAGTATCAGTGCCAAACGCTCGCTTGTGACCGACTACTGAAGACGCCATGCACAAACGTGAGTTACTATCGATATTCGCTGTCCCCATAAACCCTTTAATCAGCTTATTGGCGACATAATAGTCCTCCGTTAACAGCTGCCCTGAGACATAAAAAGCGACAGAGTCAGGGCCGTGCTCCTTTATCGTCTCTGCAAACTTAGTCGCCACCATCGACGTCGCTGCAGTCCAATCAATTTTTTTCTCACTTCCAGCCGCCTTCAATGTTGGGTATAACAATCTGCCATCCTGAATGACCGTTTCACCCAAAGCGATCCCTTTTGTGCAAAGTTTGCCATAATTAGAAGGGTGAGATTGGTCGCCTCTTATCTCCAGCTCACCTGATAGCGTTGGTCTAGCCTCCACGCCACAACCAACACCACAATACGCACACGTTGTCTTTACCCAGCCGTCATTTCCTTGAGTCACTACATTCACTCCAACGCAATAAAACACAATTAGATAATCCTGAAGCAATATTTAATCCAGTTATATCAAATACTAAATATTCATAATTTAAACCATTAAATTCAATACTTTAAAATACGATATAACCCTAAAGTAGTATGCAAATATGAGAGGCAAAACCAGCAATATGTACTTAATTGCACCACTTTGAGCAATCCTGCACCACAAAAGCTCAGTTTTGTACAATTTACCCCAAAAGCCAATATATAGACTCTGCTACCCAATAATAAAAATAACATTTAAATTGCTGTTTTATCGGAAATAAAATTAATTGCGTAACTAAATTACAACATTTGGCATTTCCCTTGCTTCTCTTTCAACAAGCAAAAATGAATTTGCGCGGATGAACAGCAGGAAGCACGATGAAAAAGCATTCTCTATATAAGGAAGGACACGTCACTCTTGTTGGCGCGGGTCCCGGTGACCCAGACTTGCTTACCGTAAAAGCAGTGAAGGCGATTGAAGCAGCGCAGTGCATTATCTTCGACAACCTGGTCAGCCATGAAATCCGTCGACTGTTTCCAAGCCATGCTCAACAAATCTATGTGGGGAAAGCAAAGAATCACCACAACGCCTCACAAGAAGAGATCAACCATACCATCCTTAGTTGTGCTGAACAGGGCCTGAGAGTCTGTCGAGTCAAAGGCGGGGACAGCTTTGTCTTTGGTAGAGGAAGCGAAGAGATGCTTTTTCTTGGCAAGCATGGCGTTCAAGTCGACGTCATCCCAGGAATCACCGCCGCTTCTGGGTGTACTACCTACGCAAATATTCCTCTGACTCATCGTGGACTTGCGCAAGGGTGCACATTTATCACCGCGCACGCTGATAAAGACCTTGGCCTCAACTGGCAAGCGCTTGCAACTCTCAACCAAACACTTGTGGTCTACATGGGGCTTTCTAAAACTCAGTGGCTCACCGACAAACTCAGTGACTCCGGCATGTGCCCAAGCACGCCAGCGGCTTTAATCGAAAAAGGCTGCACACCAGAGCAGCGCGTTATTACTGGTACGCTGGCTGAACTCACCGAGATGAAAAACACTCATAAAATTCAATCACCTGCCCTCATCGTTATCGGGCATGTGGTGACTGTCTCGCAACAAATGGACTGGCTACAACAACTTCAAGAATCTGCGCCAGACGCCATGATGATGACAGCATAAATAACAACACTATCTAGAAGTAAAGTTTAAGAGCAAAGGAATGAACGCATGACTAAACAAAGAATTGTCGTTGTCGGTAACGGCATGGTCGGGCACAAATTTATCGATACCTTGATCGCATCTGATCGTGATGATCTCGACATCATTACGTTTTCAGAAGAGCCAAGACTCGCCTATGACCGTGTACAACTGACGTCCTACTTCACCGGAAAAACCGTTGAAGACCTATCACTGACTGATGAAGTTTATTACCAAGAGAACGGCATCAACTATGTGGTGAACGAAAAAGTGACCCAGCTAGACACAGAAAACAAGCAGGTCATCACCGCCTCAGGAAGAATCGAAGCTTACGACAAACTCATCCTGGCCACGGGCTCTTATCCTTTTGTTCCACCTATTCCCGGCAATGACCAAGCGCACTGCCATGTTTATCGAACGATTGAAGATCTCGATGCGATTGAACTCTCAAGTAAGGACAGTAAATCGGGTGTCGTCATTGGTGGCGGTCTATTAGGGCTTGAAGCGGCAAACGCGATTAAAAACCTAGGCCTTGAGACACACGTGGTGGAGTTTGCTCCCCGCCTGATGGCGGTTCAACTTGACGATGGAGGCGGCGCCCTTCTACGTAGAAAAATTGAAGATCTTGGGGTCTCTGTCCATACAGAGAAAGCCACCACCGAAATTGTTGCTGGTGAGAACGCACGTTACCGCATGAACTTTGCAGATGGCACCCATGTTGAAACCGACATGATCGTGTTCTCTGCGGGTATTCGTCCTCAAGATGAATTGGCAAAAGACACCGCGATTCAATTGGGTGAACGTGGAGGGATTGCGATCAATAACTTTTGTCAAACCAACCTTGATGATGTCTACGCGATTGGTGAATGTGCATTGTGGGATAACAAGATATTTGGTCTGGTTGCACCCGGTTATCAGATGGCCAAGATTGCAGCTCAACATATTCTTGAGCCAAGTAGAGAAAGCGAATTTACTGGCGCAGATATGAGTACCAAGCTCAAGCTCCTCGGTGTGGATGTCGCAAGTATTGGTGAAGTACACGGCCAAACCGAGGGCGCACAGTCTTATACCTACAACGATGAGATTGAACAGGTTTACAAACGTCTGATTGTCTCAGCTGATGGCACTAAGATCGTGGGTGCAGTCCTCGTCGGTGATGCTGAGGCATACGGCACACTCCTGCAATACAAGCAAAATGATATGCCGCTGCCAAGCAACCCGTCTGTGCTGATTCTTCCGAATACCGCAGATGACAGCTCCGGTGCAATGGGCGTGGATGCCCTGCCAGATACCGCAGTTATCTGTTCATGTTTTGATGTGACCAAAGGCGACATCAAACAAGCCGTGGCCTCGGGTTGTACTACTATGTCTGCACTGAAAGAGAGTACCAACGCTTCTACGGGTTGTGGCGGTTGTAGCGCTCTTGCAAAACAGGTCCTCGATAGTGAACTGCTCAGCTTGGGTGTTGAGGTCAACAACGACCTTTGTGAACACTTTGCCTACACACGCCAAGAGCTGAGTGACATCGTGCGCATCAACAAAATCAAAACCTTTGATGAGCTATTAACTAAATATGGTAAAGGCCTGGGTTGTACCGTGTGTAAGCCTGCGGTTGGTTCTATTCTCGCTTCATTCTGGAATGACTACATTCTAGAAAATGAGCATATGGAGCTACAAGACACCAACGACATCTACTTAGGCAACATGCAAAAAGACGGGACTTACTCGGTTGTCCCACGCATTGCGGGCGGGGAAATTACGCCAGATAAGCTGATTGTCTTAGGTGAAGTCGCAAAAGAGTTTGATCTCTACACCAAGATTACCGGTGGGCAACGCGTCGACCTCTTTGGCGCACAGCTTAACGACCTGCCTGTCATTTGGCGTAAGCTGGTTGATGCAGGCTTTGAGACAGGTCATGCCTACGGAAAGTCAGTGCGAACGGTTAAGTCTTGTGTCGGCAGCACTTGGTGTCGCTACGGGGTTGATGACAGTGTCGGATTCGCGATTGATATCGAAAACCGTTACAAGGGTCTTCGTTCACCACACAAACTCAAGTTCGCGGTCTCTGGCTGTACGCGTGAATGTGCCGAAGCACAATCGAAAGATATTGGTGTTATTGCCACAGACAATGGCTGGAATCTTTACGTGTGTGGTAACGGTGGCATGCGTCCTCGCCATGCCGATCTTCTGGCCACTGACTTAGATCGTGACACACTGATCAAATACATCGACCGTGTCTTGATGTTCTACATCCGCACCGCGGATCGCCTACAACGTACGTCTGTTTGGTTAGAGAACCTCGAAGGTGGCCTAGACTACCTCAAACAGGTAGTGATTGAAGATAAGCTGGGGGTTTGTGACGAGCTTGAGAGCGAAATGGCGGCCAATATCGCCAAATACCAGTGTGAATGGAAAACCACGATCGAGTCACCTGAGAAACTTAAACGTTTCAATCACTTCATCAATAGTGACGAGCGCGATGAAAAGCTCAAATTCATCTCGGTTCGCGATCAAAGATTACCAGCACCTACCACCAAACAAACCCTCGGTGACATTGATGTCGTCGAAGTAGAATCTTAAGGAGAGTCCGATGAATACCATGACTATCGCACCAGAAACCAAAACTTCATGGCTCACGGTCTGCACAACAGCAGACCTCTCCCCAAACACAGGCGTCTGTGCTTTGGTATCAGGAAAGCAAGTGGCTATTTTCAATTGTACTCGCTCTGGCAACCTATACGCCATCGACAATTTTGACCCCATCGGCAACGCAAATATATTGTCTCGCGGCATCATAGGTTCAATCAATGATGAGCCAGTGGTCGCATCACCACTCTACAAGCAGCACTTTAGCCTAACGACAGGGGCATGCTTGGAAGAGCCGGAATATCAGGTCAAAACCTATCGCATTCGAGAGCACAACGGTGAAATCCAAGTGCTCATCTCAACAAAATAAAAATTATCAAAATTAAAGTCAGTCAATTATACGGAAGTAATTCGAGGCAAATTTATGCAAGACAATCAATTTTCAATCTTTTCATTTAAAGGAAAAATGAAAATCCTCCATTTGAGTTGGATGGCGTTTTTCATCACGTTTGTAGTGTGGTTTAACTTCGCTCCATTGCTGCAAATGGTCAAAGAGACACTGGGCCTTAGTACCCAAGAAGTAAAAACGCTGCTGATACTCAACGTAGCGCTCACCATACCCGCTCGTGTGATCATCGGCATGCTCACCGATAAATATGGACCACGATTGGTGTACTCCGCACTTTTAGCCGTGTGCTCCATTCCCTGTTTTATGTTCGCATTTGCCGACTCATTCATGCAGGCCGCCATTGCTCGATTCCTACTTGGCTTCATCGGAGCCGGCTTTGTGATTGGTATTCGTTTGGTTTCGGAGTGGTTCCCACACAATGAACTGGGTACAGCAGAAGGTATCTATGGTGGCTGGGGTAACTTTGGTTCAGCCGCTGCTGCATTTACGTTACCGACAGTGGCATTACTATTTGGGGGTGACGAAGGGTGGCGCTACGCGGTAGCGATTACCGGGGTCATGAGTCTTGTATTTTCCTTCATCTTTTACCGTAATGTGACCGATACGCCAAAAGGCTCGACTTACTTCAAACCTAAACACCTCACAGCAATGGAAGTGACATCCAAAGGCGATTTCTTCTTCCTACTGGGTATGAAGATCCCTATGTATGCGGTTCTTGGCCTACTTGCATGGAAGCTCTCACCAAGTGGTATCGGGATGCTAAGCAATACGATGGTTTATGGCATTTATGCAGGTCTCATTGCCCTTTACGCTATCGAAGCTTCACAAGTATGGAAGGTGAATAAAGGCATCTTTACCAAGCCCGTTGAAGAGATTCATCAATACAAGTTTAAGCAAGTAGCGGTGCTGAATGTTCTGTACTTTGCGACCTTTGGCTCAGAGTTAGCCGTCGTTTCTATGCTTCCTCTGTTCTTCTCTGAAACGTTTGAGTTATCACCGGTGTTAGCGGGTATGGTGGCTTCGGCTTACGCCTTCATGAACCTCATGTCTCGCCCAGGTGGCGGTTGGATTTCAGATAAATTTGGCCGTAAATCAACGCTGCTATTTCTAACAGCGGGCCTTGCTGTGGGCTACTTCATGATGGGACAAGTTGGCAGTGAATGGCCCGTATGGCTAGCGGTTGTCTGTGCCATGGTATGTTCATTCTTCGTGCAAGCGGGTGAAGGTGCCGTATTTGCCACCGTGCCTCTTATCAAACGTCGTATGACAGGACAGATTGCTGGTATGACAGGGGCGTACGGTAATGTCGGTGCAGTAACGTACCTAACCGTTTTATCTTTCGTTGATTACCAAACGTTCTTCTATGTGATTGCTGCAACGGCTGTCATTGGCTTTGTTGCCCTACTCTTCATGGAAGAGCCAAGTGGTAAAATTGCCGAAGTCAATGAAGACGGCAGTGTGACTCTGATTGATGTTTCTCACTAATTCATAGTGCCGACACAACCCAGCCACTTTGCGGCTGGGTTTTAGACGTTTGAGCAAGGAAAACGATGAACTCACCAAATACTCTAATGATGCCAAAGCTGAGCCTATCCTTTGGTGGCTATTCGGATAAAGGGCGACGACAAGACAACCAAGATGCATTTGTCATTAACATCCCTGAGAAGCATCATGAGCTCACCCACAAAGGCGTCGTCGCGTGCATTGCGGATGGGGTGAGTTGCAGCGAGCAAAGCCAAAAAGCCAGTCATACCGCAGTGATGCAGTTTATTGCTGACTATTACGCAACACCCTACAGCTGGAGTATTAAAAGTTCCGCCAACAAGATTCTCACCTCTTTAAACGCCTGGTTGTTCGAGCAAGGCACGCAATCGGGCCTTAGTCACAATGGGTTAGTGACTACGTTCAGCGTATTGGTGATCAAATCAAATACCGCCCATATCTTCCATGTGGGCGACTCTCGCATCTACTTAATGCGAGACAACAAGCTTCAACAATTAACGAGAGACCACCAGCGAGTGAATTTTGGTAAAGCCGCTTACCTCACTCGTGCACTTGGCATGGATAATACGCTAGAGGTCGATTATCAAACCGTTCCACTGCAGCTCGAAGACCGCTTTCTACTGTGCACCGATGGCGTGCATGATTACCTTTCCGATGAACAGATCGGCACTGCTCTAGCGAACAAAAGTCATCACACCCAATCTAACTCGCAACTAGAGACAGCATCTCAATCACTTTGTCGTTCGGCACTAAAAAACCAAAGCCAAGACAACCTCAGTGCTCTGATTGTCGAAATCAATCACTTACCTAACCATTCACAACTTGAGTATCAACAAAATATCCTTACAAGAGCAATACCACCAGCACTAGCCGAAGGAAATACACTCGAGGGGTATCACATAGACAAAGTTCTTCACGCTGGAACTCGAAGCCATGTCTACCAAGTCACCGAACAAAGTACCGGAGCGCAATATGTATTGAAAACACCCTCAGAGTACGACGCAGATAATGCATTGGTATTGCAACAATTTGCCAATGAGTATTGGGTATCAACACAGCTTAACAGTGAACGCATAATGAAGATGTACCCGACATCGAAGACAAGCCCGTTCATTTATCAGTTGTGTGAGCACATTGAAGGGGTCACTTTACGCCAATGGATGTATGACAACCCAATGCCAGAGCTGAGTAAAGTAAGAGTGATCTTAGATGAGATCGTCAAAGCACTGCGCATATTTCAAAGGGCGGAAATGGTGCACAGAGATCTAAAACCCGAGAACATTATGATCACCACCACTGGCGCGATTAAAATCATCGACTTTGGGGCAGTCAAAGTATCAAGCTTCGAAGAGTTCTCCGATGAAGGGGGGGCAATCGTTCAGGATGAAGTGCCACTTGGCGCGCTCAACTATATTGCCCCGGAATATATCGATACGGGCGTTGCTACGACAACCTCTGATCTGTTTTCGGTCGCCGTCATTGGTTATGAGATGCTCACTGGATCGCTGCCATATAAGCCAGCCACCAGCCAGAATGTGCAAAAAGCCCGACATACTCAATGGCAATATCACTCGATGAACGAATATCGACAGGACATGCCCAACTGGATTGATCTTACGTTCAGAAAAGCCACGCATCACTTACCACAACGTCGGTATGAAGTACTATCAGAGTTCGTTCTCGACCTGTACACACCCAACCAAAAACTACAAAGAGAATTCAAAGAGAAACCGCTACTACAAAGGCAGCCGGTTGTTTTTTGGAAGCTCACCACTTTAATTTTGTTCGCTATCGCGTTAATACAATTGATTATGTTGTTGTCTTAGCGCGATTTCCCTTTAATATTGAATTGGTTTAGCATTCAGGCAACTTTCACCTTCTCGGAATCGTCATCGTGGCCAAGCGAACCCCCATTGTCGAAATGACCTCTTACGGCATCTACTCCCATTGGGATGCCCAATCTAAAGACCTGCCAAAAATCAAAGACTTCACTACCACAGTGCCTGCCGATGAGGGAGTAGAGTTCGGCTTTATTGTTAACATCAAAAAAGCCAAAGGCACACTGCTCAACTTCTGTATTTATCATCCAGGAATTTTGAATAAAAAGGGACAAGTTTTGCAGCCATTTGATGGCGAAATCTATGTCCGTAGCAACGATTGGGATTTCTACTTGGGCGATACAATTCAACTACTGCACCCTACTGACGGGTTAGAAAGTAATCTCGGCGAGTGGCGTATGGTGCTAGATATGGGCGGCAAAGTGATTGCAGAGAAAACGTTCAAAGTCACTGGCCGTGACGAAGGACAGTTTTGGAAATCCCGCGGCTTTTGATTCTATCTGATATATCACCAGACATTTAATCTTCCTTCCTACAAGTGGAAAATCGGGCTTATATCAAACTAACAACCTATATTTCATGTCAATATGTAAACAGGTCTTTGTATAAAAGTCATTCACCGTGTTTTCAAAAGGATTTGAGCATATGGGTATAGACAATCATGAAGAACACCTAGCCCTCATTGCTGCTCTACCTGACTTGGTCTTTGTTTTGACCGAGTCGGGGAGATACGCCGCGGTATTTGGAGGTCAAAGCAACGAGCTTTATCATCAAGAACATGCGCTTGTTGGGCGGAACCTGTCTGACGTTTTACCTCACGATAAAGCTCAATGGTTTTCCGAGCGGATCCTCCAGACATTAAATGAGAACAAGCTCATGGTCTTCGACTACTCACTGTCAGGAGAAGATGTCGACACGCTAGAGAGTCAATCTGGCCCGGAAGCGCTATTGCGCTTCGAGGGGCGAGTCACCCCTTTTCCAACGAACCGCTATGGTGAACGCGCGGTCATTTAGGTTGCTCGCAACATCACTGAGCGTTATCAACTAGAGCAGCAGTTAACCTATTATTCTGAGGTGGATGCACTCTCCAAAACGTTTAATCGCAGAAAGCTATTCGAACAACTCGAAAAGTCGTTTTACGCCTTTCAACGCTATCAAGAAAACTACAGTTTTATCTTAGTGGACATTGATGATTTTAAACTGATTAACGACAAGTATGGCCACCAGTGCGACGATAAAGCCATTCAACATATCGGCTCAACCTGCCTCGCAATGCTGAGACGTTCTGATACGCTCGGGAGGTTGGGTGGTGATGAGTTTGCGATTATCCATAAAATAACTGGTGAGGACTCTGCACAAGCGCTTGCTGAGAGGTTGAGAAACACGATATCTCAACTGGTCATCGACCCGGACTGCTGCAATATGACGCTATCGATCAGTGTTGGCATTAGTCAGTTCAACTCTAATGACTACACAATTGATCAAATCTATAAACGAGCTGACGTTGCCCTTTACGTGTCGAAACAAAAAGGAAAAACTGCATTTCTCTAAACTAAATATCAAAACACTATTAACCAATCCATCAACAACCGATCAAAAAAGTAAACATACTTTCCAGTGCGCATGGTTTGCGTGCTACTGTGCGAAAATCTCTTGGCAACACAATTTTTTGCTCAAGTGCTAATTTAGGGACGAATTATCCACGAGAAGCTACAAGAGAAGTACAAAGCTATGTGGAATAAACTCAATAAATCAATGATGTTCTGCCAAATGATGTTTGGCTTATCTTTCTACGGTGTGATGGTAATCCTCACCCGTTTCTTCCTCGAAGAACTCAACTACAACGAAGCCGATACCATGATGGTGGTGGGTGCCTTCTCCGCTATCGGTCCACTTTTCGCGATTGCTGGTGGTTTTATTGCCGATAAATTCTTAGGGGCATACCGCTCGCTAACGATCTCCTATCTCGGTTTTACATCAGGTTACGTTCTGCTTTTTGCAGGTGCTTCTGTACTCAACGTACCCATGGCACTGTGTGGTATCGCACTAGCAAGTTACTCTCGTGGCCTAATGTCACCGTCTTACCCGAGCCTGTACAAGCGAACTTTCAAAACCCAAGAAGACTTTGAAAATGGCTATCCGGTTAACTATTCGGTTAACAACATCGGCGCGTTCTTGGGTCAATACCTATTCCCAATGCTCGTTCTCGTGCTTGGTTTCAATGGCAGCTTCATGCTTTCAGGTGTTATGGCAGGTGCTGCACTGATTACTCTGGTTATCTCGGCAAAAGGCCTACGCTCTGTCGCTGCAGAAATCGACCAACAGCCTGTGAGTGCGAAAAACTGGATCGCTTTCTCTGTGCTTTCTGCAGCTATGATTGGCTTAGTATTCTTCATGTTCTCAAACATGGATGTTGGTCAAAACATCGTGTACGCGATTGGCGCGGCCGCTATCTTGTACTTCGTTAGCCTAATGGTCAAAGTTGACTATGCGCAAAAGCTTAAAATGGGCACGATCTTGATCATGACGTTCCTAACGACTTGTTTCTTCGTGTACTACGGTCAAATGATGACCTCAATGAACATGGTCGCGATCAATACGATGCGCGGTGACCTGTTCGGTTTCATTCCCGTTGCACCGGAGGCTGCAATGGCGATGAACCCACTATGGTGTATGGTCGCAGGCCCGATTATTG comes from the Vibrio astriarenae genome and includes:
- a CDS encoding NarK family nitrate/nitrite MFS transporter, coding for MQDNQFSIFSFKGKMKILHLSWMAFFITFVVWFNFAPLLQMVKETLGLSTQEVKTLLILNVALTIPARVIIGMLTDKYGPRLVYSALLAVCSIPCFMFAFADSFMQAAIARFLLGFIGAGFVIGIRLVSEWFPHNELGTAEGIYGGWGNFGSAAAAFTLPTVALLFGGDEGWRYAVAITGVMSLVFSFIFYRNVTDTPKGSTYFKPKHLTAMEVTSKGDFFFLLGMKIPMYAVLGLLAWKLSPSGIGMLSNTMVYGIYAGLIALYAIEASQVWKVNKGIFTKPVEEIHQYKFKQVAVLNVLYFATFGSELAVVSMLPLFFSETFELSPVLAGMVASAYAFMNLMSRPGGGWISDKFGRKSTLLFLTAGLAVGYFMMGQVGSEWPVWLAVVCAMVCSFFVQAGEGAVFATVPLIKRRMTGQIAGMTGAYGNVGAVTYLTVLSFVDYQTFFYVIAATAVIGFVALLFMEEPSGKIAEVNEDGSVTLIDVSH
- a CDS encoding bifunctional protein-serine/threonine kinase/phosphatase, coding for MNSPNTLMMPKLSLSFGGYSDKGRRQDNQDAFVINIPEKHHELTHKGVVACIADGVSCSEQSQKASHTAVMQFIADYYATPYSWSIKSSANKILTSLNAWLFEQGTQSGLSHNGLVTTFSVLVIKSNTAHIFHVGDSRIYLMRDNKLQQLTRDHQRVNFGKAAYLTRALGMDNTLEVDYQTVPLQLEDRFLLCTDGVHDYLSDEQIGTALANKSHHTQSNSQLETASQSLCRSALKNQSQDNLSALIVEINHLPNHSQLEYQQNILTRAIPPALAEGNTLEGYHIDKVLHAGTRSHVYQVTEQSTGAQYVLKTPSEYDADNALVLQQFANEYWVSTQLNSERIMKMYPTSKTSPFIYQLCEHIEGVTLRQWMYDNPMPELSKVRVILDEIVKALRIFQRAEMVHRDLKPENIMITTTGAIKIIDFGAVKVSSFEEFSDEGGAIVQDEVPLGALNYIAPEYIDTGVATTTSDLFSVAVIGYEMLTGSLPYKPATSQNVQKARHTQWQYHSMNEYRQDMPNWIDLTFRKATHHLPQRRYEVLSEFVLDLYTPNQKLQREFKEKPLLQRQPVVFWKLTTLILFAIALIQLIMLLS
- a CDS encoding DUF3859 domain-containing protein codes for the protein MAKRTPIVEMTSYGIYSHWDAQSKDLPKIKDFTTTVPADEGVEFGFIVNIKKAKGTLLNFCIYHPGILNKKGQVLQPFDGEIYVRSNDWDFYLGDTIQLLHPTDGLESNLGEWRMVLDMGGKVIAEKTFKVTGRDEGQFWKSRGF
- a CDS encoding PAS domain-containing protein, producing the protein MGIDNHEEHLALIAALPDLVFVLTESGRYAAVFGGQSNELYHQEHALVGRNLSDVLPHDKAQWFSERILQTLNENKLMVFDYSLSGEDVDTLESQSGPEALLRFEGRVTPFPTNRYGERAVI
- a CDS encoding GGDEF domain-containing protein, which gives rise to MDALSKTFNRRKLFEQLEKSFYAFQRYQENYSFILVDIDDFKLINDKYGHQCDDKAIQHIGSTCLAMLRRSDTLGRLGGDEFAIIHKITGEDSAQALAERLRNTISQLVIDPDCCNMTLSISVGISQFNSNDYTIDQIYKRADVALYVSKQKGKTAFL
- a CDS encoding peptide MFS transporter — protein: MWNKLNKSMMFCQMMFGLSFYGVMVILTRFFLEELNYNEADTMMVVGAFSAIGPLFAIAGGFIADKFLGAYRSLTISYLGFTSGYVLLFAGASVLNVPMALCGIALASYSRGLMSPSYPSLYKRTFKTQEDFENGYPVNYSVNNIGAFLGQYLFPMLVLVLGFNGSFMLSGVMAGAALITLVISAKGLRSVAAEIDQQPVSAKNWIAFSVLSAAMIGLVFFMFSNMDVGQNIVYAIGAAAILYFVSLMVKVDYAQKLKMGTILIMTFLTTCFFVYYGQMMTSMNMVAINTMRGDLFGFIPVAPEAAMAMNPLWCMVAGPIIALFFSNLEKRNINFSTATKVGFAFILTAIAFGILTMAVSTVGADVVIRPEVFLAIHFFQAFAEVVVGSMVVAFILSVAPKHIENFSVSLFSVAIALSGIVGAVFSTSIALEKGQEITQEIVQNVYGDYFQLLTVLAVVMVGIAFGSSWVIKKMLASAKQRETAAEIAQA